In Streptomyces nojiriensis, one genomic interval encodes:
- a CDS encoding FAD-binding oxidoreductase: MNDFSRRKLLKATAVAGAGAVVAQGVTTAEAHGASAVNEPPKHSKCPPAKLTGRIVRPDNAGYTEARLGWDQLFSHYPLVIVFAQNTQDVVNALTWSRQNDVAVRVRSGRHSLEGWSNVDNGLVIDISELKSVHIDSAARIATVGAGLSQLEAVTTLAEQNFAVTTGTEGTVGLSGATLGGGFGFLTRWLGMACDSLIGAEIVVAEGDECAKVVKVDPHNNQDLLWALRGAGNGNFGIVTSLTYRVAPLKSVTYVQATWTGIGDLRRIFDTYQRTAPYFDDRLGTQLEIHRNQIFLFGVLAEGTPAEAKKLLDPLLSIDSPQVAVQVGNWGDVYAGFQIPTADEPANWKFYSQFTRKPFPSKAIDVIVSFMQDAPTDDSNFFAQAFGGAVRKSPRGGTAFPHRDALFYSEPGAGWGTRSEEPGVCDPLTPQAQAWIAEFSLALRPYVDGAYVNVPNVGMQDWETAYWGSNFDRLRTIKAEYDPHNVFKYEQSIPPAS, translated from the coding sequence ATGAATGATTTTTCCCGTCGCAAACTACTCAAGGCGACCGCGGTCGCCGGTGCCGGCGCGGTCGTCGCGCAAGGCGTCACGACCGCGGAGGCCCACGGTGCGAGCGCCGTGAACGAACCCCCCAAGCACTCGAAGTGCCCGCCGGCGAAGCTGACCGGCCGCATCGTCCGCCCCGACAACGCCGGGTACACGGAAGCCCGCCTCGGCTGGGACCAGCTCTTCTCCCACTACCCGCTGGTCATCGTCTTCGCCCAGAACACCCAGGACGTGGTCAACGCCCTGACGTGGTCCCGGCAGAACGACGTCGCGGTACGGGTCCGGAGCGGCCGCCACAGCCTTGAGGGCTGGTCGAACGTCGACAACGGTCTCGTGATCGACATCAGCGAGCTGAAGTCGGTCCACATCGACAGCGCCGCCCGTATCGCGACGGTCGGCGCCGGACTCAGCCAGCTGGAAGCGGTGACCACGCTCGCGGAGCAGAACTTCGCGGTGACGACGGGGACCGAAGGCACCGTGGGCCTGTCAGGGGCGACACTCGGCGGCGGTTTCGGCTTCCTCACCCGCTGGCTCGGCATGGCCTGCGACAGCCTGATCGGTGCTGAGATCGTGGTTGCGGAAGGCGACGAGTGCGCCAAGGTGGTCAAGGTCGACCCGCACAACAACCAGGACCTGCTCTGGGCGCTGCGCGGAGCCGGCAACGGCAACTTCGGGATCGTCACCTCACTCACCTACAGGGTGGCCCCGCTGAAGAGCGTCACGTACGTACAGGCCACTTGGACCGGAATCGGCGACCTGCGCAGGATCTTCGACACCTATCAGCGCACTGCGCCGTACTTCGACGACCGCCTCGGCACCCAGCTCGAAATCCACCGGAACCAGATCTTCCTGTTCGGGGTCCTCGCGGAAGGAACACCCGCGGAGGCGAAGAAGCTGCTGGACCCGCTCCTGTCGATCGACAGCCCGCAAGTGGCGGTGCAGGTGGGGAACTGGGGCGACGTGTATGCCGGCTTCCAGATCCCGACCGCGGACGAACCCGCGAACTGGAAGTTCTACTCCCAGTTCACCAGAAAGCCGTTCCCGAGCAAGGCGATCGATGTGATCGTCTCGTTCATGCAGGACGCGCCCACGGACGACAGCAACTTCTTCGCGCAGGCGTTCGGCGGGGCGGTCAGGAAGAGCCCCCGTGGCGGCACCGCGTTCCCGCACCGTGACGCGCTCTTCTACTCCGAGCCCGGTGCCGGCTGGGGCACCCGCTCCGAAGAGCCGGGCGTCTGCGACCCGCTCACCCCGCAGGCCCAGGCCTGGATCGCCGAATTCAGCCTGGCCCTGCGCCCCTACGTGGACGGCGCCTACGTCAACGTGCCGAACGTGGGCATGCAGGACTGGGAGACCGCCTACTGGGGATCCAACTTCGACCGACTGCGCACGATCAAGGCGGAGTACGACCCGCACAACGTCTTCAAGTACGAGCAGAGCATTCCGCCCGCGTCCTGA
- a CDS encoding nitroreductase/quinone reductase family protein encodes MSSFNRTVIEEFRANAGQVGGPFEGSELILLTTTGARSGKPHTVPLGLVRGDGGGELFVVASAAGADRHPAWYHNLLARPLVEVETGTQTYEAVAVPAQGAWREGLFARIVRAEPGYGEYQARTRRAIPVVALQRTHEVPAREGGIAGKLLDVHGWLRRQLALVRDLAREEPQGAGAASLGLQLRQHCLAFCHSLEFHHRSEDAGLFPYLEQQHPHMREFFLRVGAEHRVIARLQEELVRALDAPGPGFSERVERMSRELEAHLDGEEAQLLPVLRALEA; translated from the coding sequence GTGTCATCGTTCAATCGCACCGTCATCGAAGAGTTCAGGGCGAACGCCGGCCAGGTCGGCGGGCCCTTCGAAGGTTCCGAGCTGATCCTGCTCACCACCACCGGCGCCAGGTCCGGGAAGCCGCACACCGTTCCGCTCGGGCTCGTCCGCGGGGACGGGGGCGGGGAGCTGTTCGTCGTCGCGTCCGCCGCCGGGGCCGACCGGCATCCCGCCTGGTATCACAATCTGCTCGCGCGGCCCCTTGTGGAGGTCGAGACCGGGACGCAGACGTACGAGGCCGTCGCCGTCCCCGCCCAAGGGGCGTGGCGGGAGGGGCTGTTCGCGCGGATCGTCCGCGCCGAGCCCGGGTACGGGGAGTACCAGGCGCGCACCCGGCGGGCGATCCCCGTCGTCGCGCTCCAGCGCACGCACGAGGTCCCGGCCCGGGAGGGCGGGATCGCCGGGAAGCTGCTCGACGTGCACGGCTGGCTGCGGCGGCAGCTGGCCCTCGTGCGGGACCTCGCGCGCGAGGAGCCGCAGGGCGCCGGGGCGGCCTCGCTCGGGCTGCAACTGCGCCAGCACTGCCTCGCGTTCTGCCATTCGCTGGAGTTCCACCACCGGAGCGAGGACGCCGGCCTCTTCCCGTACCTGGAGCAACAGCATCCGCACATGCGGGAGTTCTTCCTCCGGGTCGGCGCCGAGCACCGCGTCATCGCACGGCTCCAGGAGGAGCTGGTACGCGCCCTGGACGCGCCCGGCCCCGGGTTCAGCGAGCGGGTGGAACGGATGAGCCGGGAGCTGGAAGCTCATCTCGACGGCGAGGAAGCGCAGTTGCTCCCGGTCCTGCGGGCCCTGGAAGCGTGA
- a CDS encoding ATP-binding protein, with amino-acid sequence MNDTQRDERLRPRPRLPAWTSTLTWKATVFITLMCCGLAALLGCLVHGAMTRQTVGAAREKALTRLERSIEAYETGGRMPRGEGIDPAGLPPELRALAVGGRRGTAVGRYRNRPVMWAAGPAAHGSVIAVSVDFRASERTIAELDRAILGSSALAIGGTLLIGALVVTRITRRLHLTAQVARRISAGDLDARVDDRTGSKDEVAAVSRALDTMASSLQGKLEAEQRFTADVAHELRTPLTGLNAAAELLPPGRPAELVRDRVRAMRSLTEDLLEISRLETRGERLELDSYDLADLAARAIRASGTDTALEVHEVRGSRGSLRGERVETDRRRLERILGNLVANAHSHGAAPVTLTVEGRTLTVTDAGPGYPEYVLTAGPQRFRTEGTSKGHGLGLTIAAAQARVLGATLTFRNREAGGAEARVTLPGPAGPGATALPRRRDELPAPGSSVPPAR; translated from the coding sequence ATGAACGACACGCAGCGCGACGAGCGGCTGCGGCCGCGCCCGCGGCTGCCCGCCTGGACCTCGACCCTGACCTGGAAGGCCACGGTCTTCATCACCCTCATGTGCTGCGGACTCGCGGCACTGCTGGGCTGCCTCGTGCACGGCGCCATGACCCGCCAGACCGTGGGCGCGGCCCGCGAGAAGGCGCTGACCCGGCTGGAACGGTCCATCGAGGCCTACGAGACCGGCGGGCGCATGCCGCGCGGCGAGGGCATCGACCCGGCGGGCCTGCCGCCGGAGCTGCGCGCCCTGGCGGTCGGCGGCAGGCGCGGCACGGCCGTGGGCAGGTACCGGAACCGGCCCGTGATGTGGGCGGCCGGACCCGCCGCCCACGGCAGCGTGATCGCCGTCTCCGTGGACTTCCGCGCCAGTGAGCGGACCATCGCCGAACTGGACCGGGCCATCCTCGGCTCCTCGGCGCTCGCCATCGGGGGCACCCTCCTCATCGGCGCGCTCGTCGTCACCCGGATCACCCGGCGGCTGCACCTGACCGCGCAGGTGGCCCGCCGGATCAGCGCCGGCGACCTCGACGCGCGCGTCGACGACAGGACGGGCAGCAAGGACGAGGTGGCGGCGGTCTCCCGGGCCCTGGACACCATGGCCTCGTCGCTGCAGGGCAAGCTCGAAGCGGAACAGCGGTTCACGGCGGACGTCGCCCACGAGCTCCGCACCCCGCTGACCGGCCTGAACGCGGCCGCCGAGCTCCTGCCGCCGGGCCGCCCGGCCGAGCTCGTACGGGACCGGGTGCGGGCGATGCGCTCGCTGACCGAGGACCTCCTGGAGATCTCCCGGCTGGAGACGCGCGGCGAACGCCTGGAGCTGGACTCGTACGACCTGGCCGACCTGGCGGCGCGCGCGATCCGCGCCTCGGGCACCGACACGGCCCTGGAGGTGCACGAGGTACGCGGCTCGCGCGGATCCCTGCGGGGGGAACGGGTGGAAACGGACCGGCGGCGCCTGGAGCGGATCCTGGGCAACCTCGTCGCCAACGCGCACAGCCACGGCGCGGCCCCGGTCACGCTCACGGTCGAGGGGCGGACCCTGACCGTGACGGACGCGGGCCCCGGCTATCCGGAGTACGTGCTGACCGCGGGACCGCAGCGGTTCCGTACGGAGGGCACGAGCAAGGGCCACGGGCTGGGCCTGACCATCGCGGCCGCCCAGGCCCGGGTCCTCGGCGCCACCCTCACCTTCCGCAACCGGGAGGCGGGCGGCGCCGAGGCCCGCGTCACGCTTCCAGGGCCCGCAGGACCGGGAGCAACTGCGCTTCCTCGCCGTCGAGATGAGCTTCCAGCTCCCGGCTCATCCGTTCCACCCGCTCGCTGA
- a CDS encoding MFS transporter, whose amino-acid sequence MTTAEQQGRRQEAVPSADGAASGVSAPAAPATSAARSTPEGIRPPRGPLAAVLDGARRHPVVVATVLAGLLHVVWFFSFANSGGDLAAQDAWAEFVGRHPDSAYNLAWYGGMHPVSYSVVSPYLMHMLGVRTTMMIAGTVSAGLLALILTRCRGAVREPLWPALAGVYGLLCNALSGRVTFGLGVMFALGAVAAVFCWPRKWAERRWAKAAVAAPLAGLATAASPVAGLFLGVIAAALFLSGRRPGAYALGLAPVAVVGLSAWLFPFSGTQPMKIGSAGLPFVFGLLILFLVPRRWKTVRIASAVYALGVFLTWVIDSQVGSNVTRLVMLFGGVALLAALPYELPRSRRWYAVLLAFVGLNAWITTNSVTDIVRTTPLAAWSRELAPLVDQLQKAGADRGRVEVVPASSHRESSAFPSYVNLARGWNRQADLERNPLFYDDSLTADSYRGWLERWAVHYVVLPADKPDSGGEDEAKLVREGLPYLQQVWGDANWQLFKVDEPTDLVAGPATVVRASADQLVVDVKQPGRVLVRIPHSPWLGLVDAAGKPVPPPQETFASKARGGSGEGGALRKQYANTAGCLFKAAPDETGDVWTELLAPAPGEYRVAAKYQLPRGTPCPEDLVHQTLGQPKRPAPPRP is encoded by the coding sequence GTGACCACCGCTGAGCAGCAGGGCCGGCGCCAGGAGGCGGTCCCGTCGGCCGACGGCGCTGCTTCCGGGGTGTCCGCGCCCGCCGCGCCCGCCACCTCTGCGGCACGTTCCACGCCCGAAGGCATACGGCCGCCCCGCGGCCCGCTCGCCGCCGTTCTCGACGGGGCCCGGCGCCACCCGGTGGTCGTCGCCACCGTCCTGGCCGGGCTGCTGCACGTCGTCTGGTTCTTCAGCTTCGCCAACAGCGGCGGCGACCTGGCCGCCCAGGACGCCTGGGCCGAGTTCGTCGGCCGCCATCCCGACTCGGCGTACAACCTCGCCTGGTACGGCGGCATGCACCCCGTCTCGTACAGCGTGGTCTCGCCGTACCTCATGCACATGCTCGGCGTCCGGACCACGATGATGATCGCCGGCACCGTCTCGGCGGGGCTGCTCGCACTGATCCTGACCCGCTGCCGCGGGGCCGTACGCGAGCCCCTGTGGCCCGCCCTGGCCGGGGTCTACGGGCTGCTCTGCAACGCCCTCTCGGGCCGTGTCACCTTCGGCCTCGGCGTGATGTTCGCGCTCGGCGCCGTCGCCGCCGTCTTCTGCTGGCCCCGCAAGTGGGCGGAGCGGCGCTGGGCCAAGGCCGCGGTGGCGGCCCCGCTGGCCGGTCTCGCGACCGCCGCCAGCCCCGTCGCCGGGCTCTTCCTCGGAGTGATCGCGGCCGCGCTGTTCCTGAGCGGGCGCCGCCCGGGCGCGTACGCGCTGGGGCTGGCCCCGGTGGCCGTGGTGGGGCTGTCGGCGTGGCTGTTCCCGTTCTCCGGGACGCAGCCGATGAAGATCGGCTCGGCCGGGCTGCCGTTCGTGTTCGGGCTGCTGATCCTGTTCCTCGTACCGAGGCGGTGGAAGACCGTCCGGATCGCCTCGGCCGTCTACGCCCTCGGCGTCTTCCTCACCTGGGTGATCGACTCCCAGGTCGGCTCGAACGTCACCCGCCTGGTGATGCTGTTCGGCGGGGTCGCGCTGCTCGCGGCCCTCCCGTACGAGCTCCCGCGCTCGCGGCGCTGGTACGCGGTCCTGCTGGCCTTCGTCGGGCTCAACGCCTGGATCACCACCAACAGCGTCACCGACATCGTCCGCACCACCCCGCTGGCCGCCTGGAGCCGGGAGCTGGCCCCGCTCGTCGACCAGCTGCAGAAGGCGGGCGCCGACCGCGGCCGGGTCGAGGTGGTCCCGGCCAGCAGCCACCGGGAGTCCTCCGCCTTCCCCTCGTACGTGAACCTCGCGCGCGGCTGGAACCGGCAGGCCGACCTGGAGCGCAACCCGCTCTTCTACGACGACAGCCTCACCGCCGACAGCTACCGGGGCTGGCTGGAGCGCTGGGCCGTGCACTACGTCGTGCTGCCCGCCGACAAGCCCGACTCGGGCGGGGAGGACGAGGCGAAGCTGGTGCGCGAGGGGCTCCCGTACCTCCAGCAGGTGTGGGGCGACGCGAACTGGCAGCTCTTCAAGGTCGACGAGCCCACCGACCTGGTGGCCGGACCGGCGACCGTGGTGCGGGCGAGCGCCGACCAGCTGGTCGTCGACGTGAAGCAGCCCGGACGGGTGCTGGTGCGGATCCCGCACTCTCCGTGGCTGGGGCTGGTGGACGCGGCGGGCAAGCCCGTACCGCCGCCGCAGGAGACCTTCGCCTCGAAGGCGCGGGGCGGGAGCGGGGAGGGCGGCGCGCTGCGCAAGCAGTACGCGAACACGGCGGGATGCCTCTTCAAGGCCGCTCCGGACGAGACCGGGGACGTGTGGACGGAGCTGCTGGCACCGGCGCCGGGGGAGTACCGGGTGGCGGCGAAGTACCAGCTGCCGCGGGGGACGCCCTGCCCGGAGGACCTGGTGCACCAGACGCTGGGCCAGCCGAAGCGTCCCGCTCCGCCGCGTCCCTGA
- a CDS encoding D-alanyl-D-alanine carboxypeptidase family protein codes for MAGESPDKSVDEGAPGAAESSAERDPRLSVFRPRDPESGAAARAGETGGGAGVDVQADADVDADVDAESGAESGAESGAESGAESGAESGAESGAESGSAAGAGERDPLRDAVAAWVANAGDADDANADDDAAGDAATGEAEDSGSVDDEANADEPDAVGSGTPDARTEAPDSDSDSSASAAPAAPAPAAEPKPAAAKPKAEEPADSERTAVFRAFQPAKPKPAAEPPKAEEPADSERTAVFRAFKTDSVSAPAAEPPKPAAVKPVAEEPADSERTAVFRAVKPASASTPAAGSKPAAAKPKAEEPADSERTAVFRVPKVDAAEPEAPKPAPAKPAAARPNLAKPAEARLAAKPTAAAPAAKPAEPKPAEPKPADARPAAEQPKGSTFVPLRPEGIAPPATPTPTSGPRPKVPVPPAAARLDHSERTTQQPLPPKPPLDMLADLTNNPPPPPSPMRTAIRRVKIYAPLVALLVVILAVVQLVRPLPEPKLVMNGKSSYTFEGTKPQLPWPTEGQAYMAAAGLGTLGQSGEQKPVPIASVTKSMTAYIILRDHPIKKGDQGQMIDVDKTAETEGKKNNSTDNESTLDTVKEGDKISEYDAIAALMIPSANNIARLLARWDSGSQEAFVKKMNDTAKELGMTNTTYTDPSGLDATTVSTAEDQVKLGLKLVEIETLLDITKKPNWVDPSGKSWRNWNGLTGPSGALGIKTGTTTKAGGNLLFAAQKKVGNTNQLIVGAVLGQHKPAIIDTVLAASKELMVATQKALDGATVVKKGEVVGYVDDGLGGRTPVVATADVQAVGWASLTVDVKLADGGAKMPQTAKAGTEVGVLTVGEGASQVKVPVALKSDLAAPSIGSKLTRVG; via the coding sequence GTGGCGGGCGAGTCCCCCGACAAGTCGGTAGATGAAGGAGCGCCGGGGGCGGCGGAGTCGTCCGCGGAGCGTGATCCGAGGCTGTCCGTGTTCCGGCCGCGCGATCCCGAGAGCGGCGCGGCCGCCCGTGCCGGCGAGACCGGCGGCGGTGCCGGCGTCGACGTCCAGGCCGATGCCGATGTCGATGCCGATGTCGATGCCGAGTCCGGAGCCGAGTCCGGAGCCGAGTCCGGAGCCGAGTCCGGAGCCGAGTCCGGAGCCGAGTCCGGAGCCGAGTCCGGAGCCGAGTCCGGGTCCGCGGCCGGAGCCGGTGAGCGGGACCCGCTGCGGGATGCGGTGGCGGCATGGGTCGCCAACGCCGGCGATGCCGACGACGCCAATGCCGACGACGATGCCGCCGGTGACGCCGCAACGGGCGAAGCCGAAGATTCCGGTTCGGTGGACGACGAGGCGAACGCGGACGAGCCCGACGCCGTCGGGTCCGGCACGCCGGATGCCCGTACCGAAGCGCCGGACTCCGATTCCGATTCCAGTGCCTCCGCGGCGCCCGCTGCCCCGGCTCCGGCCGCTGAGCCGAAGCCCGCGGCCGCGAAGCCGAAGGCCGAGGAGCCCGCGGACAGCGAGCGCACCGCGGTCTTCCGTGCCTTCCAGCCCGCCAAGCCGAAGCCCGCGGCCGAGCCGCCGAAGGCCGAAGAACCCGCGGACAGTGAGCGCACCGCCGTGTTCCGCGCCTTCAAGACCGATTCCGTTTCGGCCCCCGCCGCGGAGCCGCCGAAGCCCGCGGCCGTGAAGCCGGTCGCCGAGGAGCCCGCGGACAGCGAGCGCACCGCGGTGTTCCGCGCCGTGAAGCCGGCTTCCGCTTCGACTCCGGCCGCTGGGTCGAAGCCCGCCGCCGCGAAGCCGAAGGCCGAGGAGCCCGCGGACAGCGAGCGCACCGCCGTCTTCCGTGTCCCGAAGGTGGACGCGGCCGAGCCGGAGGCCCCGAAGCCGGCCCCCGCCAAGCCCGCCGCCGCCAGGCCGAACCTGGCCAAGCCGGCAGAGGCCAGGCTCGCCGCCAAGCCGACCGCGGCCGCGCCCGCCGCCAAGCCCGCCGAGCCCAAGCCCGCCGAGCCCAAGCCCGCCGACGCCAGGCCCGCGGCCGAGCAGCCCAAGGGCAGCACCTTCGTGCCGCTGCGCCCGGAGGGCATCGCGCCCCCGGCCACGCCCACGCCTACGTCCGGGCCGCGGCCGAAGGTTCCGGTTCCGCCCGCCGCCGCGCGGCTCGACCACTCCGAGCGGACCACGCAGCAGCCGCTGCCGCCCAAGCCGCCGCTCGACATGCTCGCGGACCTCACGAACAACCCGCCCCCGCCGCCGAGCCCGATGCGCACCGCCATCCGGCGGGTCAAGATCTACGCGCCGCTCGTCGCGCTCCTGGTGGTCATCCTGGCCGTCGTGCAGCTGGTGCGCCCGCTGCCCGAGCCGAAGCTCGTCATGAACGGGAAGTCCTCGTACACCTTCGAGGGCACCAAGCCCCAGCTGCCGTGGCCCACCGAGGGGCAGGCGTACATGGCGGCCGCCGGCCTCGGCACGCTCGGCCAGTCCGGCGAGCAGAAGCCGGTCCCGATCGCGAGCGTCACCAAGTCGATGACGGCGTACATCATCCTGCGCGACCACCCCATAAAGAAGGGTGACCAGGGCCAGATGATCGACGTCGACAAGACGGCCGAGACCGAGGGCAAGAAGAACAACTCGACCGACAACGAGTCCACCCTCGACACGGTCAAGGAGGGCGACAAGATCTCGGAGTACGACGCGATCGCCGCACTCATGATCCCGTCGGCCAACAACATCGCGCGGCTGCTCGCGCGCTGGGACTCCGGGTCGCAGGAGGCGTTCGTCAAGAAGATGAACGACACCGCCAAGGAACTCGGCATGACCAACACGACGTACACGGACCCCTCGGGTCTGGACGCGACCACGGTCAGCACCGCCGAGGACCAGGTCAAGCTGGGCCTGAAGCTGGTCGAGATCGAGACGCTGCTCGACATCACCAAGAAGCCGAACTGGGTCGACCCGTCCGGCAAGAGCTGGCGGAACTGGAACGGCCTGACCGGACCCAGCGGCGCGCTCGGCATCAAGACCGGTACGACGACGAAGGCGGGCGGAAACCTCCTCTTCGCCGCGCAGAAGAAGGTCGGCAACACCAACCAGCTGATCGTCGGAGCCGTCCTCGGCCAGCACAAGCCGGCGATCATCGACACCGTGCTCGCCGCGAGCAAGGAGCTGATGGTCGCCACCCAGAAGGCACTCGACGGCGCGACCGTCGTGAAGAAGGGTGAGGTCGTGGGCTACGTCGACGACGGTCTCGGCGGCCGGACGCCCGTCGTGGCCACCGCCGACGTGCAGGCGGTCGGCTGGGCCTCGCTGACCGTCGACGTCAAGCTCGCGGACGGCGGCGCGAAGATGCCGCAGACGGCGAAGGCCGGGACCGAGGTCGGTGTGCTGACCGTCGGCGAGGGCGCGAGCCAGGTGAAGGTGCCGGTGGCGCTGAAGAGCGACCTCGCGGCGCCGAGCATCGGCAGCAAGCTGACGCGCGTCGGCTGA
- a CDS encoding GOLPH3/VPS74 family protein, which produces MGRSRRTIPEELLLLALDPATGTTAQPQSLDLGLAGAQLVELALAGRIAPDGDRIAVVMPRPTGDPTLDSALELLRRRGSPVRAVHWIGGPRLGLRQIYLAHLERCGMVHAVAGQMCGVLPTTRYQATDTEISREIRARLDSAIRTGVPPDPRTAALAALAHAVGLGKHLYPGNEGRSSRSRLRDLIRHDPMGGLVAHAVMDVQNGVAAQPRRDRAPAPPARATASSVPLQPRRTGAMARAAVH; this is translated from the coding sequence ATGGGCAGGAGCCGCAGAACAATTCCGGAGGAGCTTCTGCTGCTCGCCTTGGACCCGGCCACGGGTACCACGGCGCAGCCGCAGTCGCTCGACCTCGGCCTGGCCGGGGCACAGCTAGTGGAGCTGGCTCTGGCAGGACGGATAGCCCCTGATGGGGATCGTATCGCCGTGGTGATGCCACGGCCGACAGGAGATCCGACTCTGGACTCCGCACTGGAACTGCTGCGCAGGCGCGGCAGCCCGGTACGGGCCGTCCACTGGATCGGCGGACCCCGACTGGGGCTCCGTCAGATTTACCTCGCCCATCTGGAGCGCTGCGGCATGGTCCATGCCGTCGCGGGACAGATGTGCGGTGTGCTTCCGACGACTCGCTACCAGGCGACGGACACGGAGATCAGCCGGGAGATCCGAGCCCGGCTCGACAGTGCGATCCGCACCGGCGTACCGCCGGACCCGCGGACCGCGGCGCTCGCCGCACTGGCCCACGCGGTCGGACTCGGCAAGCACCTGTACCCCGGCAACGAGGGGCGGTCGTCCAGGTCCCGGCTGCGGGACCTGATCCGGCACGACCCGATGGGCGGACTCGTGGCGCATGCCGTGATGGACGTCCAGAACGGTGTGGCCGCACAGCCACGCCGTGACCGCGCACCCGCACCGCCGGCCCGGGCCACGGCGAGCAGCGTTCCGCTGCAGCCGCGCCGGACGGGCGCGATGGCCCGCGCGGCCGTGCACTGA
- a CDS encoding helix-turn-helix domain-containing protein has translation MASNVNPTVRRRRLGMELRKLREDKGMTAEQVAERLLVSQSKISRLENGRRSISQRDVRDLCDVYEVEDRRLIDSLMQMAKDSRQQGWWHAFGDIPYSVYIGLETDAASLRTYEPLVIPGLLQTTEYAQSLVRGAWPETAPADVDKRVQVRMHRQKRLSETENNNPDLGPLRLWAVIDEAALRRRVGDAQLMIRQLEYLIEQSEQPHVTVQVMPFELGAHPGVNGQYAILEFPDASDSTVVYIEGVTSDLYLEKANDVQKYSVMYEHLRAQALNVDQTREFISGIINQYADKG, from the coding sequence GTGGCGTCCAATGTCAATCCCACCGTCCGACGCCGCCGACTGGGCATGGAGTTGCGCAAGCTCCGCGAGGACAAGGGCATGACGGCCGAACAGGTCGCCGAGCGTCTGCTCGTCTCCCAGTCGAAGATCAGCCGACTGGAGAACGGCCGCCGCTCCATCAGTCAGCGCGACGTCCGCGACCTGTGCGACGTCTACGAGGTGGAGGACCGCCGCCTCATCGACTCGCTCATGCAGATGGCCAAGGATTCCCGCCAGCAGGGCTGGTGGCACGCCTTCGGCGACATCCCGTACAGCGTCTACATCGGCCTGGAGACGGATGCCGCCAGCCTGCGCACGTACGAGCCCCTGGTGATCCCGGGGCTGCTCCAGACGACGGAGTACGCCCAGTCCCTCGTCCGCGGCGCGTGGCCGGAGACCGCCCCCGCCGACGTCGACAAGCGCGTCCAGGTCCGGATGCACCGCCAGAAGCGGCTCTCCGAGACGGAGAACAACAATCCGGACCTCGGTCCGCTGCGCCTGTGGGCGGTGATCGACGAGGCGGCGCTGCGCCGGCGCGTGGGCGACGCCCAGTTGATGATCCGGCAGCTCGAATACTTGATAGAGCAGTCGGAGCAGCCGCACGTCACGGTGCAGGTCATGCCGTTCGAGCTGGGCGCGCACCCCGGCGTGAACGGGCAGTACGCGATCCTGGAGTTCCCGGACGCGTCCGACTCGACCGTCGTCTACATCGAGGGCGTCACGAGCGACCTGTACCTGGAGAAGGCCAACGACGTCCAGAAGTACAGCGTGATGTACGAACACCTGCGCGCGCAGGCGCTCAATGTCGACCAGACCCGCGAGTTCATCTCGGGGATCATCAACCAATACGCCGACAAGGGCTAG
- a CDS encoding DUF397 domain-containing protein, producing the protein MAIRQGATTNWIKSSYSANGACVEVKSPVMEAIAVRDSKVQDGPSLTFAPNSWTSFVADVTEGRLGRLA; encoded by the coding sequence ATGGCTATTCGTCAGGGCGCCACGACCAACTGGATCAAGTCCTCCTACTCCGCCAACGGCGCCTGCGTCGAGGTCAAGTCCCCTGTCATGGAGGCCATCGCCGTCCGCGACTCGAAGGTGCAGGACGGACCGTCCCTCACCTTCGCGCCCAACTCCTGGACCTCGTTCGTCGCCGATGTCACCGAGGGCCGGCTGGGACGCCTCGCCTGA